A region from the Pseudomonas sp. Teo4 genome encodes:
- a CDS encoding DUF1161 domain-containing protein, which produces MKKLILAAGLLALASGAMAAGKPCEELKAEIAAKLDAKGVKGYTLEIVNKGDPAGKVVGTCEGGNKEIVYRRG; this is translated from the coding sequence ATGAAGAAACTGATTCTTGCAGCTGGTCTGCTGGCGCTGGCGAGTGGTGCGATGGCGGCCGGGAAGCCGTGCGAGGAACTCAAGGCGGAGATTGCTGCCAAGCTGGATGCCAAAGGGGTGAAGGGCTACACGCTGGAGATCGTCAACAAAGGTGATCCGGCGGGTAAGGTGGTCGGGACATGTGAAGGCGGCAACAAAGAAATCGTTTACCGACGCGGGTGA
- a CDS encoding choline sulfate utilization transcriptional regulator → MFEHLAAFSLDALRVFEAAARLRGFTAAATELGTTQPAVSQQVKRLEAQLGARLFDRIYRGIELTEAGQLLFEQVHQGLQAMDDGIAQVSGRGQREVLQVATDFAFAAFWLMPRLQRFHEANPQVDVSLVTGERSQGMLRPDIDVAVLFGDGRFHQGESRWLFDEEVFPVCSPRLIHGKPLSAVALQRLPLLHLRGEQASRWFDWAGVFRGLGVDSPPPSGQLRFDNYTLLIQAAIAGQGVAIGWRHLVDGLVEQGLLCRPLEQSLKSSRGYYVVLPPRKRRGALIERFVDWLEQERRGKP, encoded by the coding sequence ATGTTTGAGCACCTTGCCGCGTTCTCGCTCGATGCCCTGCGTGTGTTCGAGGCCGCCGCCCGCCTGCGGGGGTTTACCGCTGCGGCGACGGAGTTGGGCACCACCCAGCCGGCAGTGAGCCAGCAGGTCAAGCGCTTGGAGGCGCAGCTGGGCGCGCGGTTGTTCGACCGGATCTACCGGGGAATAGAACTGACCGAGGCGGGCCAGCTGCTGTTCGAACAGGTTCATCAGGGTTTGCAGGCCATGGACGATGGCATTGCCCAGGTCAGTGGCCGCGGTCAGCGCGAAGTGCTGCAGGTAGCCACTGATTTCGCCTTTGCGGCGTTCTGGCTGATGCCAAGGTTGCAGCGCTTTCATGAGGCGAATCCACAGGTTGATGTGAGCCTTGTGACCGGCGAGCGCAGTCAGGGCATGTTGCGGCCTGATATCGATGTGGCGGTGCTGTTCGGCGATGGGCGCTTCCACCAGGGCGAAAGCAGATGGCTGTTCGACGAAGAAGTATTTCCGGTCTGCAGCCCTCGGCTGATTCATGGCAAACCCTTGTCAGCCGTGGCTTTGCAACGATTGCCCTTGCTACATTTGCGGGGCGAGCAAGCCAGCCGCTGGTTTGATTGGGCGGGGGTGTTTCGAGGGTTGGGAGTGGACAGCCCACCCCCTTCTGGCCAGTTGCGCTTCGATAACTATACGTTGCTGATCCAGGCTGCGATTGCTGGGCAAGGTGTTGCCATTGGCTGGCGGCACCTGGTCGATGGCTTGGTGGAACAGGGTTTGCTGTGTCGGCCGCTAGAGCAGAGCCTCAAGTCGAGTCGGGGCTATTATGTGGTTTTGCCGCCGCGCAAACGGCGTGGCGCGTTGATCGAGCGGTTTGTCGACTGGCTGGAGCAAGAGCGCAGGGGCAAGCCGTAG
- a CDS encoding LLM class flavin-dependent oxidoreductase, whose translation MTKLRDLKISTLDLVPVRADGGPAQSLRNSLDLAQHVERFGYNRFWVAEHHNMDGIASSATSVLIGYLAGGTSTIRVGSGGIMLPNHAPLVIAEQFGTLASLYPGRIDLGLGRAPGSDQMTARALRRERSGSADDFPDDVEELSRYLGPRTPDQKVIAVPGHDTDVPLWLLGSSLFSAQLAGMRGLPYAFASHFAPRYMHEAIRIYRDHFKPSTVLDKPYVMLGVPMVVAETDEKAEYLATSVYQRILALIRGQSLMQRAPVPTMDGLWLPHERDAVGSFLGLAMIGSPQKVRAKVEVLLEQTGADELIFTCDLYEHADRVRSYELLAQALKGE comes from the coding sequence ATGACGAAGCTGCGTGACCTGAAAATTTCCACCCTCGACCTGGTGCCAGTCCGCGCCGACGGCGGCCCGGCGCAGTCGCTGCGCAACTCACTGGACCTGGCGCAACACGTCGAGCGCTTCGGCTACAACCGCTTCTGGGTCGCCGAACACCACAATATGGACGGCATCGCCAGTTCGGCCACCTCAGTGCTGATCGGCTATCTGGCCGGTGGCACATCGACCATCCGTGTCGGCTCCGGCGGCATCATGCTGCCCAACCATGCGCCACTGGTGATCGCCGAGCAGTTCGGCACCTTGGCCAGCCTCTATCCGGGCCGCATCGATCTGGGCCTGGGACGCGCGCCGGGTTCCGACCAGATGACCGCCAGGGCCCTGCGCCGTGAACGCTCCGGCAGTGCCGACGACTTCCCCGACGATGTCGAAGAGTTGTCACGCTACCTCGGGCCACGCACACCTGATCAAAAAGTGATCGCCGTGCCCGGCCACGACACCGATGTGCCGCTCTGGCTGCTCGGTTCCAGCCTTTTCAGTGCCCAGCTGGCAGGCATGCGCGGGCTGCCCTATGCCTTCGCATCACACTTCGCGCCGCGCTACATGCACGAGGCCATCCGTATCTACCGCGACCACTTCAAGCCATCTACGGTGCTGGACAAGCCTTATGTGATGCTCGGGGTGCCGATGGTAGTGGCAGAAACCGACGAAAAGGCCGAGTACCTGGCTACGTCGGTCTACCAACGCATTCTCGCCCTGATTCGCGGCCAAAGCCTGATGCAACGGGCACCGGTGCCGACCATGGACGGGCTGTGGCTGCCCCATGAGCGGGACGCGGTGGGCAGTTTCCTGGGCTTGGCGATGATCGGCAGCCCGCAGAAGGTGCGGGCCAAAGTGGAAGTGCTGCTGGAGCAGACTGGCGCGGATGAGCTGATCTTTACCTGCGATCTGTATGAGCATGCAGACCGGGTTCGGTCGTATGAATTGCTGGCGCAGGCCTTGAAGGGCGAGTAG
- the choX gene encoding choline ABC transporter substrate-binding protein, translating to MQKFSAAVFALALSLGTAHAADSDTQCSTVKMADPGWSDIASTNAIARLLLESLGYQVKIDSLAVPIIYGGLKDGRVDAFLGNWMPAQQGFHDKFIANGDVQQLARNLEGTEFTLAVPDYVWNAGVKDFADLQKHADQFDKKLYGIGSGAPANLSLKQIIDKNEFNLGQWKLVESSEQAMLAQVDRAVKKQQFITFLGWTPHPMNVKLKMHYLSGGEQWFGSKGEVYTLTRKGYPQACPNAAKLLGNLKFTLDMENSIMAEVVDKKLGFDEAAKAWVKANPQVLEGWLAGVTTKADGNALEAVKAKL from the coding sequence ATGCAGAAGTTCTCCGCCGCCGTGTTCGCCCTGGCCCTGAGCCTGGGCACGGCGCACGCCGCCGACAGCGACACACAATGCAGCACCGTGAAAATGGCCGACCCCGGCTGGAGCGATATTGCCTCGACCAATGCCATCGCCCGACTGCTGTTGGAAAGCCTGGGCTACCAGGTCAAGATCGACAGCCTGGCAGTACCGATCATCTATGGCGGACTCAAGGACGGACGCGTCGATGCCTTCCTCGGCAACTGGATGCCGGCGCAGCAGGGCTTCCATGACAAGTTCATCGCCAATGGCGATGTGCAGCAGTTGGCGCGCAACCTGGAGGGCACCGAGTTCACCCTGGCAGTGCCCGATTACGTGTGGAATGCCGGCGTGAAAGACTTTGCCGACTTGCAGAAGCACGCCGACCAGTTCGACAAGAAGCTGTACGGAATCGGCTCGGGTGCACCGGCCAACTTGTCGCTGAAGCAGATCATCGACAAGAATGAATTCAACCTCGGCCAGTGGAAGCTGGTGGAATCCAGCGAGCAGGCGATGCTGGCTCAGGTCGACCGCGCAGTGAAGAAGCAGCAGTTCATCACCTTCCTCGGTTGGACACCGCACCCGATGAACGTGAAGCTGAAGATGCATTACCTGAGCGGCGGGGAGCAGTGGTTCGGCAGCAAGGGCGAGGTGTACACGCTGACCCGCAAGGGTTATCCACAAGCGTGCCCGAATGCGGCGAAGCTGCTTGGCAACCTGAAATTCACCTTGGACATGGAAAACAGCATCATGGCCGAGGTTGTGGATAAGAAGCTCGGCTTCGATGAAGCGGCCAAGGCTTGGGTGAAGGCGAATCCGCAAGTGCTGGAAGGGTGGTTGGCCGGGGTGACCACCAAGGCCGATGGCAATGCCCTGGAGGCCGTCAAAGCCAAACTGTAA
- a CDS encoding dodecin, with protein sequence MSDHHTYKKIELVGSSPNSIEEAINNALAEASKSIKHLEWFEVVDTRGHIRDNKAAHFQVTLKVGFRIANS encoded by the coding sequence ATGTCCGATCATCACACCTACAAGAAGATCGAGCTGGTGGGGTCGTCACCCAATAGCATCGAAGAGGCGATCAACAATGCCCTGGCCGAAGCTAGCAAGAGCATCAAACACCTGGAATGGTTCGAAGTGGTCGACACCCGGGGCCACATCCGCGACAACAAGGCTGCCCACTTCCAGGTCACGCTCAAGGTGGGCTTCCGTATCGCCAATAGCTGA
- a CDS encoding DUF883 family protein, which yields MHRNSLRKASLESMEAEIESLLKTLENLKHDASEESQKSVKAIRSNAESALKHSRSLLSDAYEEVKTRTRQTGIATRDYAQQHPWTTTGVAVGALGLLAAYLLSRRN from the coding sequence ATGCACCGCAACTCGCTGCGCAAAGCATCCCTGGAAAGCATGGAAGCGGAGATCGAAAGCCTTCTGAAAACCCTGGAAAACCTCAAGCACGATGCATCCGAGGAGTCCCAGAAGTCGGTGAAGGCCATCCGCAGCAACGCCGAAAGCGCGCTGAAGCATTCGCGAAGCCTGCTGAGCGATGCCTATGAGGAAGTGAAGACCCGTACCCGCCAGACCGGAATCGCCACCCGTGACTACGCGCAGCAGCATCCGTGGACGACCACTGGCGTAGCGGTGGGAGCACTCGGTCTGCTGGCCGCTTACCTGTTGTCCCGTCGCAACTAA
- the trpB gene encoding tryptophan synthase subunit beta has product MTQTQYRAGPDANGLFGSFGGRYVAETLMPLVLDLAREYEAAKADPKFLEELAYFQRDYIGRPNPLYFAERLTEHCGGAKIFFKREELNHTGAHKVNNCIGQVLLAKRMGKKRLIAETGAGMHGVATATVAARFGLPCVIYMGATDIERQQANVFRMKLLGAEIVPVTAGTGTLKDAMNEALRDWVTNVEDTFYLIGTVAGPHPYPAMVRDFQSIIGKETRAQLQEKEGRLPDSLIACVGGGSNAMGLFHDFLDDTSVQIIGVEAGGHGVDTDKHAASLNGGVPGVLHGNRTYLLQDDDGQITDAHSISAGLDYPGIGPEHAYLHEVKRVEYVSITDDEALDAFHATCRLEGIIPALESSHALAEAIKRAPTLPKDHLMVICLSGRGDKDMQTVMNHMAAQEKQA; this is encoded by the coding sequence ATGACCCAGACCCAATACCGCGCCGGCCCCGATGCCAACGGCCTGTTCGGCTCGTTCGGCGGCCGCTACGTGGCCGAAACCCTCATGCCCCTGGTGCTGGACCTGGCTCGCGAATACGAAGCCGCCAAGGCCGACCCCAAGTTCCTCGAAGAGCTGGCCTACTTCCAGCGCGATTACATCGGCCGCCCGAACCCGCTGTACTTCGCCGAGCGCCTGACCGAACACTGCGGCGGTGCGAAGATTTTCTTCAAGCGTGAAGAACTCAACCACACCGGCGCGCACAAGGTGAACAACTGCATCGGCCAGGTGCTGCTGGCCAAGCGCATGGGCAAGAAACGCCTGATCGCCGAAACCGGCGCCGGCATGCACGGCGTGGCCACTGCCACCGTCGCCGCACGCTTCGGTCTGCCTTGTGTGATCTACATGGGTGCCACCGACATCGAGCGTCAGCAGGCCAACGTGTTCCGCATGAAGCTGCTGGGCGCCGAGATTGTCCCGGTCACCGCCGGCACCGGCACCCTGAAAGACGCCATGAACGAAGCCCTGCGCGACTGGGTCACCAACGTCGAAGACACCTTCTACCTGATCGGCACCGTGGCCGGCCCGCACCCATACCCGGCCATGGTCCGCGACTTCCAGTCGATCATCGGCAAGGAAACCCGCGCCCAGCTGCAAGAGAAGGAAGGTCGCCTGCCCGACAGCCTGATCGCCTGCGTCGGTGGTGGTTCCAACGCCATGGGCCTGTTCCACGACTTCCTCGATGACACCAGCGTGCAGATCATCGGCGTCGAGGCCGGTGGCCATGGCGTGGACACCGACAAGCATGCCGCCAGCCTCAACGGCGGCGTTCCGGGCGTGCTGCACGGCAACCGCACCTACCTGCTGCAGGACGACGACGGCCAGATCACCGACGCCCACTCGATTTCCGCAGGCCTCGACTACCCAGGCATCGGCCCGGAGCACGCCTACCTGCACGAAGTGAAGCGCGTGGAGTACGTCAGCATCACCGACGACGAAGCCCTCGACGCCTTCCACGCAACCTGCCGCCTCGAAGGCATCATCCCGGCCCTGGAAAGCTCCCACGCCCTGGCTGAAGCCATCAAGCGTGCGCCGACCCTGCCCAAGGACCACCTGATGGTCATCTGCCTGTCAGGCCGTGGTGACAAAGACATGCAAACCGTGATGAATCACATGGCCGCCCAGGAGAAACAGGCATGA
- a CDS encoding LysR family transcriptional regulator, whose protein sequence is MAQDLPPLNALRAFEAAARLNSVSQAAEVLHVTHGAVSRQIKVLEEHLGVALFVKDGRGIKLTDAGVRLRDASFDAFDRLRGVCAELSRDVGEAPFVLGCSGSLLARWFIPRLGRLKADLPELRLHLSAGEGDLDPRRPGLDALLVYAEPPWPADMQVHVLAEERIGPVLSPHFSGYERLRAAPAKALLEEALLHTTSRPQAWPTWVEQQGLAPGALKYGQAFEHLYYLLEAAVAGLGVAIAPQPLVADDLRAGRLSAPWGFSPTPAALALWVPRRAADGRAEQLAQWLRRELQRQAG, encoded by the coding sequence ATGGCTCAGGATCTCCCTCCCCTCAATGCCCTGCGGGCCTTCGAGGCTGCCGCCAGGCTCAATAGTGTCAGCCAAGCGGCCGAAGTGCTGCATGTGACCCATGGTGCCGTCAGTCGGCAGATCAAGGTGCTTGAAGAGCACTTGGGCGTGGCCCTGTTCGTCAAGGACGGGCGTGGCATCAAACTCACAGATGCCGGCGTGCGCCTGCGTGACGCCAGCTTTGATGCCTTCGACCGCTTGCGCGGCGTGTGCGCCGAGCTGAGTCGAGATGTCGGCGAAGCGCCGTTCGTCCTGGGTTGTTCAGGCAGCCTGCTGGCGCGCTGGTTCATCCCGAGGCTTGGGCGGCTCAAGGCGGATTTGCCGGAACTGCGTCTGCACTTGTCTGCCGGTGAAGGCGACCTGGACCCACGGCGGCCAGGGCTGGATGCCTTGCTGGTGTATGCCGAGCCGCCGTGGCCAGCAGATATGCAGGTACATGTGCTGGCCGAGGAACGCATCGGGCCAGTGCTGAGCCCGCACTTCAGCGGCTACGAGCGCTTGCGCGCCGCACCAGCCAAGGCCTTGCTGGAGGAAGCGCTGCTGCATACCACATCACGGCCGCAAGCCTGGCCAACCTGGGTCGAGCAGCAGGGACTGGCCCCTGGCGCATTGAAATACGGGCAGGCGTTCGAGCACTTGTATTACTTGCTGGAGGCGGCCGTTGCGGGCTTGGGTGTAGCGATTGCACCGCAACCACTGGTGGCTGATGACCTGCGCGCCGGGCGTCTGAGTGCGCCCTGGGGCTTTTCGCCAACCCCCGCAGCACTGGCGCTTTGGGTGCCTCGGCGCGCCGCGGATGGGCGCGCCGAGCAACTGGCGCAGTGGCTGCGTCGTGAACTGCAGCGGCAGGCGGGTTAG
- a CDS encoding DOPA 4,5-dioxygenase family protein yields MQRIKGYHAHVYYDASTMDQARELCEEAARLFPVTMGRMHQKPVGPHPDWSCQLAFGPEVVGVVLPWLALYRKGLVVFLHPETGDELADHRDHAIWMGAVRPLDLSIFGG; encoded by the coding sequence GTGCAGAGAATCAAGGGCTATCACGCCCATGTCTATTACGACGCGTCCACCATGGACCAAGCTCGCGAGTTGTGTGAGGAGGCGGCGCGGCTGTTTCCCGTGACCATGGGGCGCATGCACCAGAAGCCGGTCGGGCCGCACCCGGACTGGAGCTGCCAGCTGGCGTTCGGGCCGGAGGTGGTCGGGGTGGTATTGCCTTGGTTGGCGCTGTATCGGAAGGGATTGGTGGTGTTTCTACACCCGGAAACCGGTGATGAGCTGGCGGACCACCGGGATCATGCGATCTGGATGGGGGCTGTGCGGCCGCTGGATCTTTCGATTTTCGGGGGGTAG
- the betC gene encoding choline-sulfatase, producing the protein MKRPNILFIMADQMAAPLLPIYAPSPIQMPHLSRLAEQAVVFDSAYCNSPLCAPSRFTLVSGQLPSRIGAYDNAADFPADVPTYAHYLRRLGYRTALSGKMHFCGPDQLHGYEERLTSDIYPADYGWAVNWDAPDERPSWYHNMSSVLQAGPCVRTNQLDFDEEVVFKARQYLYDHVRDNDGRPFCLTVSMTHPHDPYTIPKSYWDRYEGVDIPMPRAEFAQHEQDPHSQRLLKVYDLWDKPLPVDKIRDARRAYFGACSYIDDNIGQLLQTLEECDLADDTLIVFSGDHGDMLGERGLWYKMHWFEMSARVPLLIHAPKRFAAARVSASVSTCDLLPTLVELAGGAVDKSLHLDGRSLLGHLQGQGGHDEVIGEYMAEGTVGPLMMIRRGAYKFVYSEDDPCLLYDLSRDPHERENLTGSPDHQALLQAFVDEARQRWDIPSLRQQVLASQRRRRLVAEALAIGTLKSWDHQPLVDASQQYMRNHIDLDDLERKARYPQPAPMD; encoded by the coding sequence ATGAAGCGCCCGAATATCCTGTTCATAATGGCCGACCAGATGGCCGCGCCCCTGCTGCCGATCTACGCCCCCTCGCCAATCCAAATGCCCCACCTGAGCCGCCTGGCCGAGCAGGCCGTGGTATTCGACTCCGCCTACTGCAACAGCCCACTGTGCGCGCCGTCGCGCTTCACCCTGGTCAGCGGCCAGTTGCCCAGCCGAATCGGCGCCTATGACAACGCGGCCGACTTCCCCGCCGATGTTCCAACCTATGCCCACTACCTGCGCCGCCTCGGTTACCGCACGGCGTTGTCGGGCAAGATGCACTTCTGCGGCCCGGACCAATTGCATGGCTATGAAGAGCGCCTGACCAGTGACATCTACCCTGCCGATTATGGCTGGGCAGTGAACTGGGACGCTCCGGACGAGCGCCCGAGCTGGTACCACAACATGTCCTCGGTGCTGCAGGCTGGCCCTTGCGTACGCACCAACCAGTTGGATTTCGACGAGGAAGTGGTGTTCAAGGCGCGCCAATACCTCTACGACCATGTACGCGACAACGATGGTCGTCCGTTCTGTCTGACCGTGTCCATGACCCACCCCCACGACCCGTACACCATCCCCAAGAGTTATTGGGATCGCTACGAGGGTGTGGATATCCCCATGCCACGCGCCGAATTCGCCCAGCACGAGCAGGACCCACACTCGCAACGGCTGCTAAAGGTCTACGACCTGTGGGACAAGCCGCTGCCTGTGGACAAGATTCGCGACGCACGCCGCGCCTATTTCGGCGCCTGCAGCTATATAGACGACAACATCGGTCAACTCCTGCAAACGCTCGAAGAATGTGACCTGGCAGATGACACGCTCATCGTGTTCTCCGGCGACCACGGCGACATGCTTGGCGAACGGGGGCTCTGGTACAAGATGCACTGGTTCGAGATGTCGGCACGGGTGCCGCTGCTGATCCATGCGCCCAAGCGCTTCGCCGCGGCCCGGGTAAGCGCTTCGGTCTCTACCTGCGACCTGCTGCCGACGTTGGTTGAACTGGCCGGAGGCGCTGTGGATAAAAGCCTGCACCTGGATGGCCGTTCGCTGCTAGGCCACCTGCAAGGGCAGGGTGGCCATGACGAGGTAATCGGTGAATACATGGCCGAAGGCACGGTCGGCCCGCTGATGATGATCCGCCGTGGCGCGTACAAGTTCGTGTACAGCGAAGACGACCCATGCCTACTCTACGACCTGAGCCGCGACCCGCACGAGCGGGAGAACCTCACCGGCAGCCCGGACCATCAGGCGCTGCTGCAGGCATTTGTCGATGAAGCCCGCCAACGCTGGGATATCCCCAGCCTGCGCCAGCAAGTGCTGGCCAGCCAGCGACGCCGCCGCCTGGTGGCCGAGGCCCTGGCCATCGGCACGCTGAAAAGCTGGGACCACCAACCGCTGGTGGACGCCAGCCAACAGTACATGCGCAACCATATCGATCTCGACGACCTCGAGCGCAAGGCACGTTACCCACAGCCCGCCCCCATGGATTGA
- a CDS encoding SulP family inorganic anion transporter, whose product MIQLPHLLPFLTWLPRQSGRSLRQDLLVGLSGAILALPQSIAYALIAGLPAEYGLYAAIVPVLIACLWGSSWHLICGPTAAISIVLYASISPLAVAGSADYVTLVLLLTFLAGIFQLLLGLLRFGALVNFVSHSVVLGFTLGAAIVIALGQFPNLLGMDLPSQATALKTVQDLASHAGEVDLPSLALGMATLLIGIALKLLRPRWPTLLISLVLVSLLAWLLPSYFGHVQRVPAFVGQLPPLSPLPLLDLELMLRLLPSAVAVGMLGLVTSLSIARSLSARSEQLIDADQEIRAQGVSNIVGSFFSGYLSSGSFTRSGLSYDAGARSPMAGVFSALWVALFAVVGAGLIAHLPIPAMAGSILLICWGLVDHRGIRALFRVSRSEFLVMALTAAATLLLELQTAIYAGVLASLFFYLKRTSRPRVQQSREGEADVLRVGGSIFFGAAHYLQVRLQRCQGPHVVIDARQVNFIDYSGVDMLHREARRLRRLGGTLTLHRARPQVIEELQKLEGVELCPIRFEE is encoded by the coding sequence ATGATTCAGTTGCCCCACCTGCTACCCTTCCTCACCTGGCTCCCCCGCCAATCGGGACGCAGCCTGCGCCAGGACCTGCTGGTGGGCCTGAGTGGTGCGATCCTCGCCCTGCCACAATCCATCGCCTATGCCCTGATCGCCGGCCTACCCGCCGAGTACGGCCTGTACGCCGCCATCGTGCCGGTGTTGATTGCCTGCCTGTGGGGCTCATCCTGGCACCTGATCTGCGGCCCGACCGCCGCCATCTCCATCGTGCTCTACGCCAGCATCAGCCCGCTGGCCGTGGCCGGAAGCGCCGACTACGTGACCCTGGTGCTGCTGCTGACCTTCCTCGCCGGCATTTTCCAGCTGCTGCTCGGCCTGTTGCGTTTCGGCGCACTGGTCAATTTCGTGTCCCATTCCGTGGTGCTTGGCTTCACCTTGGGCGCCGCCATCGTCATCGCCCTTGGCCAATTTCCCAACTTGCTGGGCATGGACCTGCCCAGCCAGGCCACGGCACTTAAAACCGTGCAGGACCTGGCCAGCCATGCCGGTGAGGTCGACCTGCCGTCGCTGGCGCTGGGAATGGCCACCTTGCTGATCGGGATTGCGCTGAAACTCCTGCGGCCACGCTGGCCCACCCTGTTGATAAGTCTGGTTCTGGTCAGTCTGCTGGCTTGGCTGTTGCCGAGCTACTTCGGCCATGTGCAGCGCGTCCCTGCCTTCGTAGGCCAGCTGCCGCCGCTCAGTCCACTGCCATTGCTGGACCTGGAGCTGATGTTGCGATTACTGCCCAGCGCTGTAGCGGTGGGCATGCTCGGGCTGGTGACCAGCTTGTCGATTGCCCGTTCACTGTCGGCGCGTTCCGAGCAGTTGATCGACGCCGACCAGGAAATCCGCGCCCAGGGCGTTTCCAACATCGTCGGGTCGTTTTTCTCCGGCTACCTGTCGTCCGGCTCGTTTACCCGTTCCGGGCTGAGTTACGACGCTGGCGCCCGGTCACCCATGGCTGGCGTGTTCTCGGCCTTGTGGGTGGCCTTGTTCGCCGTCGTTGGTGCCGGTTTGATCGCCCACCTGCCGATTCCGGCCATGGCCGGTAGCATCCTGCTGATCTGTTGGGGGCTGGTGGACCACAGAGGGATCCGTGCGTTGTTCCGGGTCAGCCGTTCCGAGTTTCTGGTCATGGCCCTGACCGCTGCCGCCACACTGCTGCTTGAGTTGCAGACAGCGATCTATGCCGGGGTGCTGGCTTCACTTTTCTTCTACCTCAAACGCACTTCGCGGCCACGGGTGCAGCAGAGCCGGGAAGGGGAGGCGGATGTACTTCGAGTGGGCGGGTCGATCTTCTTCGGCGCGGCGCATTACCTGCAGGTGCGATTGCAGCGCTGTCAGGGGCCGCATGTGGTGATCGATGCGCGGCAGGTGAACTTCATCGATTACTCGGGTGTGGATATGTTGCACCGGGAGGCGCGACGGCTGCGGCGGTTGGGGGGGACTCTGACCTTGCACAGGGCCAGGCCGCAAGTGATCGAGGAGTTGCAGAAGCTGGAAGGGGTGGAGTTGTGCCCGATCCGGTTTGAGGAGTGA
- the trpA gene encoding tryptophan synthase subunit alpha, with protein MSRLEQRFAELKAEGRSALVTFVTAGDPGYDASLQILKGLPEAGADVIELGMPFTDPMADGVAIQLATLRALEAGQTLAKTLQMVREFRVGNQTTPIVLMGYYNPIHRFGVEKFVAEAKEAGVDGLIIVDLPPEHDAELATPAQTAGIDFIRLTTPTTDDARLPRVLERSSGFVYYVSVAGVTGAGSATTEHVTEAIARLRRHTDLPISVGFGIRTPEQAAAIARLADGVVVGSALVDKIAKAETADQAVKDVLSLCSALAEGVRGARR; from the coding sequence ATGAGCCGTCTTGAACAACGCTTCGCCGAACTGAAGGCCGAAGGCCGCTCGGCGCTGGTCACCTTCGTTACCGCTGGCGACCCAGGCTACGACGCCTCGCTGCAGATTCTGAAAGGTCTGCCCGAAGCCGGTGCAGACGTGATCGAGCTGGGCATGCCGTTCACCGACCCGATGGCCGACGGCGTCGCCATTCAGTTGGCCACCCTGCGCGCCCTGGAGGCAGGCCAAACCTTGGCCAAAACCCTGCAGATGGTCCGCGAGTTCCGCGTTGGCAACCAGACCACGCCGATCGTGTTGATGGGCTACTACAACCCGATCCACCGCTTTGGCGTGGAAAAGTTCGTCGCCGAAGCGAAAGAGGCGGGTGTCGATGGCCTGATCATCGTCGACCTGCCACCAGAGCACGACGCGGAGCTGGCCACCCCGGCCCAGACCGCAGGCATCGACTTCATCCGCCTGACCACCCCGACCACCGACGATGCGCGCCTGCCGCGCGTACTGGAGCGCAGCTCCGGCTTCGTCTACTACGTCTCCGTAGCGGGTGTGACCGGTGCCGGTTCGGCGACTACCGAACATGTGACCGAAGCCATTGCCCGCCTGCGCCGGCATACCGACCTGCCGATCAGCGTTGGTTTCGGTATTCGGACTCCAGAGCAGGCTGCAGCTATCGCCCGCCTGGCCGATGGCGTGGTGGTGGGTTCGGCGTTGGTCGACAAGATCGCCAAGGCCGAAACTGCCGATCAGGCCGTGAAGGATGTGCTGAGCCTGTGCTCGGCACTGGCTGAAGGTGTGCGCGGCGCTCGCCGCTGA